One genomic window of Paraburkholderia phytofirmans PsJN includes the following:
- a CDS encoding cytochrome b/b6 domain-containing protein: MPESKSRLLVHPLVVRITHWINAFAMVCMVMSGWAIYNASPFFPFRFPVWATVGGWLGGSIAWHFAAMWLLCANGLLYFAYGLGRGHFRRKLLPVHPRDVVHDASLALRFNLPHDSGKYNAVQRALYLLVLCLGVLLVASGLSIWKPVQFSWLTALFGGFDFARRVHFIAMAGVVGFVVVHLALVLLVPRTLLPMLTGRARLHSAHERSEA; the protein is encoded by the coding sequence ATGCCCGAATCAAAATCGCGCCTGCTTGTCCATCCGCTCGTCGTGCGAATCACGCACTGGATCAACGCATTCGCGATGGTCTGCATGGTGATGAGCGGCTGGGCCATTTATAACGCGTCGCCGTTTTTCCCGTTCCGGTTTCCGGTTTGGGCGACCGTCGGCGGATGGCTGGGCGGTTCGATCGCGTGGCATTTCGCGGCGATGTGGCTGCTGTGCGCGAACGGGCTGCTGTATTTCGCGTATGGCCTCGGACGCGGGCATTTCCGGCGCAAGCTGTTGCCGGTTCATCCACGCGACGTGGTGCATGACGCGAGCCTCGCGCTGCGCTTCAATCTGCCGCACGATTCCGGCAAATATAACGCGGTGCAACGTGCACTGTATCTGCTCGTGCTATGTCTTGGCGTGTTGCTGGTGGCGTCGGGGTTGTCCATCTGGAAGCCCGTGCAATTCTCGTGGCTCACCGCGCTATTCGGCGGCTTCGACTTTGCGCGGCGCGTGCATTTCATCGCGATGGCCGGGGTGGTCGGTTTCGTGGTCGTGCATCTGGCACTGGTGCTGCTCGTGCCGCGCACCTTGCTGCCAATGTTGACAGGACGCGCACGGCTACATTCGGCGCATGAAAGGAGCGAGGCATGA
- a CDS encoding heavy metal response regulator transcription factor — protein MTILVIEDDPKTGDYLKKGLRESGYAVDLARTGTDGLHMALENAYDLVVLDVMLPGIDGWEIMRALRTRRDLPVIFLTARDHVSDRIRGLELGADDYLVKPFSFTELVLRIRTLLRRGVIRESDVFEIADLKLDVLRRKVTREGVEIPLTNKEFMLLHLLVRRQGEALSRTQIASEVWDMNFDSDTNVVDVAIKRLRAKVDHPFEKKLIHTVRSIGYTFGDGS, from the coding sequence ATGACTATCCTCGTCATCGAAGACGATCCGAAAACCGGCGACTACCTGAAGAAGGGTTTGCGCGAGAGCGGCTATGCGGTCGATCTCGCGCGTACCGGCACGGACGGTCTGCATATGGCGCTCGAAAATGCGTACGACCTCGTGGTGCTGGACGTGATGCTGCCCGGCATCGACGGCTGGGAAATCATGCGTGCTTTGCGCACGCGGCGCGATCTGCCGGTGATTTTCCTGACCGCGCGCGACCACGTCAGCGATCGCATTCGCGGCCTCGAACTCGGTGCGGACGATTATCTCGTCAAGCCGTTTTCATTTACGGAGCTGGTGCTGAGGATCCGAACGCTGCTGCGCCGCGGCGTGATCCGCGAGAGCGATGTATTCGAAATCGCCGACCTCAAGCTCGACGTACTGCGCCGCAAGGTGACGCGCGAAGGCGTCGAGATTCCGCTCACCAACAAGGAATTCATGCTGCTGCATCTGCTGGTGCGCCGTCAGGGCGAAGCGCTGTCGCGCACGCAGATCGCCTCCGAAGTGTGGGACATGAATTTCGACAGCGACACCAACGTGGTCGACGTGGCCATCAAACGGCTGCGCGCCAAAGTCGATCATCCATTTGAAAAGAAGCTGATCCACACGGTGCGCAGCATCGGCTATACCTTCGGCGACGGCTCATGA
- a CDS encoding heavy metal sensor histidine kinase, translating to MTFWTGRSLTARTTVLFASIACVVIGTLGAYFYHSAEVSLQRRADVVLTARVEHFSRIVRDLYSVGELKSRPLLFETMLGAEQDVLLFRRPGEAPFIDVNPAGVAVPALQAGVEGRLPTFADVRQTRLANGVPVHWAIATAKAREDGTEVEVIAGHPMTEEVRMLAAYRDRIVLATLIGMLAATLLAWYVLRRALRPVREIATRAAQISPTSLSVRLDSEAAPLELRQLTHAFNAMLERLADGYQRLSQFSADLAHEIRTPVGALIGQTQVTLARIREPDEYQQVLESNLEELSRLSHIAENILFLAHADHAALSVEREPVDLREELVRIADYFEGPADERGMRFVVEATGVASANPMLCRRAINNLVVNAVRYGASDTVVRLRGTQDEAGATVVVENDGAPIPEEQLGRLFDRFYRADTARSAFTESSGLGLAIVKAIMHLHGGTARVVCPAPGVVRFELRFPGA from the coding sequence ATGACATTCTGGACCGGGCGCTCGCTCACGGCTCGCACCACGGTGCTGTTCGCGTCGATTGCGTGCGTGGTGATCGGCACGCTCGGCGCGTATTTCTATCACTCCGCCGAAGTGTCGCTGCAACGTCGCGCCGACGTGGTGCTGACCGCCCGCGTCGAGCATTTCAGCCGCATCGTGCGCGATCTCTATTCGGTCGGCGAACTGAAGAGCCGGCCATTGCTGTTCGAGACCATGCTGGGCGCTGAACAGGACGTGCTGCTGTTTCGCCGTCCGGGCGAAGCGCCGTTCATCGACGTGAACCCGGCGGGCGTGGCGGTGCCCGCGCTGCAAGCCGGTGTGGAGGGCCGCTTGCCGACCTTCGCCGACGTTCGCCAGACGCGGTTGGCCAACGGTGTGCCGGTGCATTGGGCGATCGCCACCGCCAAAGCGCGCGAGGACGGCACCGAAGTCGAAGTGATCGCCGGCCACCCGATGACGGAGGAAGTGCGCATGCTGGCCGCGTACCGCGATCGCATCGTGCTGGCCACGCTGATCGGCATGCTGGCCGCGACGCTGCTCGCCTGGTACGTGCTGCGGCGCGCGCTGCGTCCGGTTCGCGAGATTGCCACGCGGGCCGCGCAGATCAGTCCCACGAGCCTGTCGGTGCGGCTCGACAGCGAGGCGGCGCCACTCGAATTGCGTCAGCTCACGCATGCGTTCAACGCCATGCTCGAGCGTCTCGCGGATGGTTATCAGCGGCTCTCGCAGTTTTCCGCCGACCTGGCACACGAAATTCGCACGCCGGTCGGCGCGTTGATCGGGCAGACGCAGGTGACGCTCGCGCGGATCCGCGAGCCCGACGAGTATCAGCAGGTGCTCGAATCGAATCTCGAAGAACTGAGCCGCCTGAGCCATATCGCGGAGAACATTCTGTTTCTCGCGCATGCGGACCATGCGGCGCTTTCAGTGGAACGCGAGCCGGTCGATCTGCGCGAGGAACTCGTCAGGATCGCTGATTATTTCGAAGGTCCCGCCGACGAACGCGGCATGCGCTTCGTGGTCGAGGCCACGGGTGTGGCGTCGGCCAATCCGATGCTGTGCCGCCGCGCGATCAACAACCTGGTCGTCAATGCCGTGCGTTACGGGGCGAGCGATACGGTGGTGCGTCTGCGTGGTACGCAGGACGAGGCGGGCGCCACCGTGGTGGTCGAAAACGACGGCGCGCCGATTCCCGAAGAACAGCTAGGCCGCCTGTTCGATCGCTTCTATCGCGCGGACACGGCGCGTAGCGCGTTCACCGAATCGAGCGGCCTGGGTCTTGCGATCGTGAAGGCGATCATGCATCTGCATGGCGGCACGGCGCGCGTGGTGTGTCCGGCGCCGGGCGTGGTGCGCTTCGAGTTGCGCTTTCCGGGCGCTTAA
- a CDS encoding VOC family protein: MLSHVFIGIGDFERACSFYDSLMGTLDLRLKFRDPQACWSGWMAADAPRPLFLIGKPYDGQPASAGNGQMIALLAADRVTVDRAHAAALAHGGTCEGPPGLRPQYHANYYGAYFRDPDGNKLCVCCHEPQAPASPATATGA, from the coding sequence ATGCTTTCCCACGTTTTCATCGGTATCGGCGATTTCGAGCGTGCGTGCAGCTTTTACGACTCGCTGATGGGCACGCTCGATCTGCGCCTCAAGTTCCGCGATCCGCAAGCATGCTGGTCCGGTTGGATGGCGGCGGATGCGCCGCGCCCGCTGTTCCTGATCGGCAAGCCGTACGACGGCCAACCTGCCTCGGCCGGCAACGGTCAGATGATCGCCCTGCTCGCCGCCGACCGCGTCACGGTCGATCGCGCACACGCCGCGGCGCTCGCTCACGGCGGCACGTGCGAGGGGCCGCCCGGTTTGCGCCCGCAATATCACGCGAACTATTACGGCGCCTACTTTCGCGATCCGGACGGCAACAAGCTCTGCGTGTGCTGTCACGAACCGCAAGCCCCGGCCAGCCCGGCCACCGCGACCGGCGCTTAA
- a CDS encoding zinc ribbon domain-containing protein YjdM, with protein sequence MSTIPACTQCAMENTYPDGDNYVCPDCAHEWPMNAAASVDEADARVVKDANGNPLADGDAVVLIKDLKVKGSSITLKMGTKVKSIRLVGGDHEVDCKMDGGNFMLKAAYLKKV encoded by the coding sequence ATGTCGACAATCCCCGCCTGCACGCAGTGCGCGATGGAAAACACCTACCCGGACGGCGACAACTACGTCTGCCCCGACTGCGCGCATGAGTGGCCGATGAACGCCGCCGCGTCGGTCGATGAGGCCGACGCGCGCGTGGTCAAAGACGCCAACGGCAACCCGCTCGCCGATGGCGATGCCGTCGTGCTGATCAAGGACCTGAAAGTGAAAGGCTCGTCGATCACGCTGAAAATGGGCACCAAGGTGAAGAGCATTCGCCTGGTCGGCGGCGATCATGAAGTGGACTGCAAGATGGACGGCGGCAACTTCATGCTGAAGGCCGCGTATCTGAAGAAGGTCTGA
- a CDS encoding putative quinol monooxygenase produces MVKLALYVRLEAKPGKEKDVEAFLLGGLPLVEEEPGTVAWFGLKLGPSTFGIFDAFPDEAGRDAHLNGKVAAALMAKAGDLFASPPTIEKVDVLAAKLPG; encoded by the coding sequence ATGGTCAAACTCGCACTGTACGTTCGTCTCGAAGCCAAGCCCGGCAAGGAAAAGGACGTTGAAGCGTTTCTGCTCGGCGGCTTGCCGCTTGTCGAGGAGGAGCCGGGCACCGTCGCGTGGTTCGGTTTGAAGCTGGGGCCGTCCACCTTCGGTATCTTCGATGCCTTTCCGGATGAAGCCGGCCGCGACGCGCACCTGAACGGCAAAGTGGCGGCCGCGTTGATGGCAAAGGCCGGCGACCTGTTCGCCTCGCCGCCCACGATCGAAAAGGTCGATGTGCTGGCGGCCAAATTGCCGGGCTGA